Proteins from a genomic interval of Lacticaseibacillus pabuli:
- a CDS encoding response regulator transcription factor yields the protein MKILMIEDNESVAQMMDMFFQKEEWDYTNAYDGEEGLKDFKEDPDAWDIITLDLNLPKMDGMEVARHIRETSATVPLIMLTARDSESDQVLGLDIGADDYVTKPFSPMTLIARIKALHRRADIQSDGPATTEPVSDFDVRTDHFKLSSKTREAYLDDQKIDGLTPKEFDLLRTLARNPKQVFSREQLLQLVWEYEYYGDERTVDAHIKKLRQKIEKAGPQVIQTVWGVGYKFDDSELDNE from the coding sequence ATGAAAATTTTGATGATTGAAGATAACGAATCTGTTGCACAAATGATGGACATGTTCTTTCAGAAGGAAGAATGGGACTACACCAATGCCTATGATGGCGAAGAGGGTCTCAAGGACTTCAAAGAGGATCCGGACGCCTGGGACATCATCACGCTCGACCTCAACCTCCCCAAAATGGACGGGATGGAAGTCGCGCGCCACATTCGCGAAACTTCAGCAACCGTTCCGCTCATCATGCTGACGGCCCGCGATAGTGAAAGCGACCAGGTACTCGGTCTGGACATTGGTGCCGATGATTATGTTACCAAGCCATTCTCACCTATGACCCTCATTGCACGGATTAAGGCGCTCCACCGCCGCGCGGACATCCAGAGCGACGGTCCCGCAACAACGGAACCCGTTAGCGATTTTGATGTGCGCACCGACCACTTCAAGCTCAGCAGTAAAACCCGTGAAGCCTACCTCGATGATCAGAAAATCGATGGGTTGACGCCCAAGGAATTTGACCTGTTACGTACCTTGGCACGCAACCCCAAGCAAGTGTTCTCACGCGAACAACTACTGCAGCTGGTCTGGGAGTATGAATACTACGGTGATGAGCGCACCGTGGATGCCCACATCAAGAAGCTCCGTCAAAAGATCGAAAAAGCTGGCCCCCAAGTCATTCAAACCGTTTGGGGTGTTGGCTACAAATTTGATGACTCGGAGCTGGATAACGAATGA